A DNA window from Campylobacter anatolicus contains the following coding sequences:
- the ribH gene encoding 6,7-dimethyl-8-ribityllumazine synthase codes for MKIIEGKLALKGSEKIAIINARFNHIITDRLVEGAKDAFLRHGGDESNLTLILVPGAFEIPMALERALESGKFDAICCVGAVIRGSTPHFDYVSAETTKGIANVTLKYGKPVTFGVLTVDSIEQAIERAGSKAGNKGFEAMTGVIELLDLYKNLGA; via the coding sequence ATGAAAATAATAGAGGGCAAACTTGCACTAAAAGGTAGTGAAAAGATAGCCATTATAAATGCACGCTTTAACCACATAATAACAGACCGCCTTGTAGAGGGTGCAAAAGATGCGTTTTTACGCCATGGTGGAGATGAGAGTAATTTAACCCTTATTCTTGTACCTGGTGCTTTTGAGATACCTATGGCACTTGAACGTGCGTTAGAAAGTGGTAAATTTGATGCTATTTGTTGTGTTGGAGCGGTCATTCGTGGTTCAACACCGCATTTTGATTACGTTTCGGCTGAGACAACAAAAGGCATTGCAAATGTAACGCTAAAATACGGTAAGCCAGTAACATTTGGTGTTTTAACTGTTGATAGTATAGAACAAGCGATTGAAAGAGCTGGTAGTAAGGCTGGAAACAAGGGCTTTGAAGCTATGACAGGCGTTATAGAGCTACTTGATTTATATAAAAATTTGGGGGCGTAA
- the trpS gene encoding tryptophan--tRNA ligase, whose translation MRVLTGLQPSGKLHLGNYFASIKQMVKAQENSEMFIFIANYHAMTSVSDAKMLRQNTLEAAAAFLSLGIDPDKSVFWVQSDVKEVLELYWVLSQYTPMGLLERAHSYKDKIAKGFSTQHGLFSYPVLMAADILLYSSEIVPVGKDQIQHVEIARDIAIKFNNEHGEILTIPTHRVDENVATVPGTDGAKMSKSYGNTIDIFADAKTLKKQINSIVTEPIAVEEPKRWQDDNVYNIARLFLDTDEQIALQQRYERGGEGHGHFKMYLNELVWEYFASAREKFAYYISHTDKVEQILSDGAAKARKVALPLIEKVRNATGIYR comes from the coding sequence TTGAGAGTATTAACAGGACTTCAACCCTCTGGTAAACTACATTTGGGAAATTATTTCGCCTCTATCAAACAAATGGTTAAGGCACAAGAAAACAGCGAGATGTTTATATTTATCGCAAACTATCATGCGATGACATCAGTAAGTGATGCTAAAATGCTTAGACAAAACACGCTTGAAGCAGCAGCTGCATTTTTATCGCTAGGTATTGATCCAGATAAAAGCGTATTTTGGGTGCAAAGTGATGTTAAGGAGGTACTTGAGCTTTACTGGGTGCTAAGCCAATACACGCCGATGGGGCTGCTAGAACGTGCTCACAGCTATAAAGACAAGATTGCCAAAGGTTTTAGCACTCAGCACGGACTTTTTAGCTATCCTGTGCTTATGGCAGCAGATATATTGCTTTATAGCTCAGAGATTGTACCAGTAGGTAAGGATCAGATTCAGCATGTTGAGATCGCACGTGATATAGCGATAAAATTTAATAACGAACACGGAGAGATTTTAACTATACCAACGCACCGAGTAGATGAAAATGTCGCGACCGTACCCGGAACAGATGGGGCTAAGATGAGTAAAAGTTATGGTAATACAATAGATATATTTGCCGATGCTAAGACGCTTAAAAAGCAGATAAACTCAATCGTTACTGAGCCGATCGCAGTTGAAGAACCAAAGCGATGGCAAGATGATAATGTCTATAACATTGCACGACTGTTTTTAGACACTGATGAGCAAATAGCACTACAACAACGATATGAGCGTGGCGGAGAGGGGCACGGACACTTTAAGATGTATCTAAATGAGCTTGTTTGGGAGTATTTTGCCTCTGCACGTGAGAAATTTGCGTATTATATAAGCCATACAGATAAAGTGGAACAAATTTTAAGTGATGGTGCAGCAAAAGCCCGTAAAGTTGCACTTCCTTTGATAGAAAAGGTGCGAAACGCAACTGGAATTTATAGATAG
- a CDS encoding shikimate kinase — protein sequence MTIKNDNIVFIGFMGVGKGTIGRLLSKNLDKFFLDCDDMLESSQNKKIVDIFEAEGEEHFRNLEKKLAKFLATNVKNAVISTGGGFANVKYLNKIGTIIYLKSSFDAIIQRLKNSPNSDKKFAKRPLLRDLNRAREIHKNREKIYTKKADIIINVENKTPKQIVKEIKERLAKDKN from the coding sequence ATGACGATAAAGAATGATAATATAGTTTTTATAGGATTTATGGGTGTTGGCAAAGGCACTATAGGACGGCTTTTGAGTAAAAATTTGGATAAATTTTTTCTTGATTGTGATGATATGTTAGAAAGCTCTCAAAATAAAAAGATAGTTGATATATTTGAGGCTGAAGGTGAAGAACATTTTAGAAATTTAGAGAAAAAACTGGCTAAATTTCTAGCCACTAATGTTAAAAATGCCGTTATATCAACAGGCGGTGGCTTTGCAAATGTCAAATACTTAAACAAAATTGGCACTATCATTTATCTAAAATCAAGCTTTGATGCTATCATTCAGCGTTTAAAAAATAGCCCAAATAGTGATAAAAAATTTGCCAAGCGACCTCTTTTACGTGATCTAAACAGAGCAAGAGAGATACATAAAAATAGAGAAAAAATTTATACTAAAAAAGCAGATATCATCATAAATGTAGAAAACAAAACACCAAAGCAGATCGTAAAAGAGATCAAAGAAAGACTTGCAAAGGATAAAAATTGA
- the kdsA gene encoding 3-deoxy-8-phosphooctulonate synthase yields the protein MILIAGPCVIESEELVFAVAERLVKFNEDKRIDFYFKSSFDKANRTSISSFRGPGLEKGCEILAHVKEKFGFKILTDIHESYQAAPVAKVADVLQIPAFLCRQTDLLVAAAKTDAVVNIKKGQFLAPSAMKHSVKKVLETRCVSGDGYAVAKQNGVWLTERGSTFGYGNLVVDMRNLVLMHEYAPVVFDATHSVQMPSALGEKSGGDARFVPYLARAAAAVGVDGFFYETHINPCEALCDGPNMLNLDELEQNVNEIFAIKEALNLK from the coding sequence GTGATACTGATCGCAGGACCTTGTGTTATAGAGAGTGAAGAGCTAGTTTTTGCAGTTGCAGAAAGACTCGTTAAATTTAATGAAGATAAAAGAATTGATTTTTATTTTAAGTCAAGTTTTGATAAGGCAAATCGCACGAGCATTAGCTCATTTCGTGGGCCAGGGCTTGAAAAAGGATGTGAGATTTTAGCTCACGTGAAGGAGAAATTTGGTTTTAAAATTTTAACTGACATTCACGAGAGCTATCAAGCAGCCCCAGTCGCAAAAGTCGCCGATGTGTTGCAAATTCCAGCATTTTTGTGTCGTCAAACCGATCTGCTAGTCGCAGCAGCAAAGACAGATGCTGTAGTAAATATAAAAAAAGGGCAGTTTCTGGCACCAAGTGCGATGAAACATAGTGTTAAAAAGGTGCTTGAGACTCGTTGTGTGAGTGGTGATGGATATGCAGTAGCAAAGCAAAATGGTGTTTGGCTAACTGAACGTGGTAGCACATTTGGATATGGGAATTTAGTCGTGGATATGCGAAATTTAGTACTTATGCATGAATACGCACCAGTTGTTTTTGACGCTACTCATAGTGTTCAAATGCCTTCAGCTCTTGGAGAGAAGAGTGGTGGAGATGCTCGTTTTGTACCTTATCTTGCACGTGCAGCAGCAGCTGTTGGCGTAGATGGATTTTTCTATGAGACACATATAAACCCTTGTGAAGCACTCTGTGATGGGCCAAATATGCTAAATTTAGATGAATTAGAGCAAAATGTAAATGAAATTTTTGCTATAAAAGAGGCTTTAAATTTAAAATAA
- the nusB gene encoding transcription antitermination factor NusB yields the protein MATRHQVRQAVVSLLYASEMGSGSAEFTDEFLNERKIRNERRIEAEQTFESVVTKKNELDKILKKFLKEGEIERVGAVELAILRLGIYEMKFTITDKAVIINEAIELAKELGGDSAPKFINGVLDALKAEI from the coding sequence ATGGCTACGCGTCATCAGGTCAGACAAGCGGTAGTTTCGCTACTTTATGCGAGTGAGATGGGCAGTGGAAGTGCGGAATTTACAGATGAGTTTTTAAACGAGCGTAAGATTCGTAATGAACGCAGAATCGAAGCAGAGCAGACTTTTGAAAGTGTAGTTACTAAAAAAAATGAACTAGATAAGATTTTGAAAAAATTTTTAAAAGAGGGTGAGATAGAGCGTGTGGGTGCAGTGGAGCTTGCTATTTTACGGCTTGGAATTTATGAGATGAAATTTACCATAACCGATAAAGCCGTGATCATAAATGAAGCTATCGAGCTTGCAAAGGAGCTTGGCGGAGATTCTGCTCCAAAGTTTATAAACGGTGTTTTAGACGCATTAAAGGCTGAGATTTGA
- the der gene encoding ribosome biogenesis GTPase Der — translation MQKIILVGKPNVGKSSLFNRLAKQRIAITSDVSGTTRDTNKAVIDIEGKECILIDSGGLDDSSELFRNVKLKTLAEAKNSDSIIYLVDGKMLPDDEDKALFYELSKLKKPIALVVNKIDSKKDEQRAWEFVSFGTKLIFNISVSHNTGIDELSEWIFKQLKTDVIKHDESEDFDDFLESFNDDGEFDDSENYENKNIRIGIVGRVNVGKSSLLNALVKDSRAVVSDIAGTTIDPVNEIYEHNGRIYEFVDTAGIRKRGKIDGIERYALNRTEKILETTDIALLVLDSSEPLTELDERIAGVASKFNLGIIIVLNKWDKSEIEFDKLCKEIKDRFKFLAYAPIISVSALGGKRVHKLYDLILEVYKNFIQKMQTSKLNELILEATKAHPLPHEKGKSVKIYYAVQFASAPPKIALIMNRPRALHFSYKRYLSNKIREKFELSGVPLVLIPKKRGENDDDKE, via the coding sequence TTGCAAAAGATTATATTAGTTGGAAAACCAAATGTTGGCAAAAGCTCTCTTTTTAACCGCCTAGCAAAGCAACGTATCGCTATCACAAGCGACGTAAGTGGCACTACAAGAGATACAAATAAAGCCGTGATTGACATTGAAGGCAAAGAATGCATTCTCATAGATAGTGGCGGGCTTGATGATAGCTCGGAGTTATTTCGCAATGTAAAGCTTAAAACATTAGCCGAGGCTAAAAACTCAGATTCTATCATCTATTTAGTTGATGGTAAAATGCTACCAGATGATGAAGATAAAGCCCTATTTTACGAGCTTAGTAAGCTTAAAAAGCCAATTGCCTTAGTTGTAAACAAAATAGATAGCAAAAAGGATGAGCAGCGTGCATGGGAGTTTGTAAGCTTTGGCACAAAGCTTATATTTAACATCTCAGTTAGTCATAATACAGGCATTGATGAGCTTAGCGAATGGATATTTAAACAGCTAAAAACAGACGTAATAAAGCATGATGAAAGTGAAGACTTTGATGATTTTTTAGAAAGCTTTAACGATGACGGCGAATTTGACGACTCAGAAAATTATGAAAATAAAAATATACGCATAGGTATCGTTGGACGTGTAAATGTCGGTAAAAGTAGCTTACTAAACGCACTTGTAAAAGACTCTCGTGCCGTTGTGAGCGACATCGCTGGAACTACGATAGACCCGGTGAATGAAATTTATGAACATAATGGGCGAATATATGAGTTTGTTGATACCGCAGGTATCCGCAAACGTGGCAAGATAGATGGCATAGAACGTTACGCACTTAACCGCACTGAGAAAATTTTAGAGACTACAGACATAGCTTTGCTCGTGCTTGATAGCTCTGAGCCACTAACTGAGCTAGATGAGAGAATAGCTGGGGTTGCAAGCAAATTTAACCTAGGAATTATCATAGTACTAAATAAATGGGATAAGAGTGAGATAGAGTTTGACAAGCTTTGCAAAGAGATAAAAGACCGCTTTAAATTTCTAGCTTACGCACCGATCATTAGTGTCTCAGCACTCGGAGGTAAACGTGTGCATAAGCTTTATGATCTAATACTTGAAGTTTATAAAAACTTTATTCAAAAAATGCAAACTTCAAAACTAAATGAGCTAATCTTGGAAGCGACTAAGGCACATCCACTCCCACACGAAAAGGGCAAAAGTGTAAAAATTTACTACGCTGTGCAGTTTGCATCCGCACCGCCAAAAATAGCTCTGATAATGAACCGCCCAAGAGCATTGCATTTTAGCTACAAACGCTATCTAAGCAACAAAATACGTGAGAAATTTGAGCTAAGTGGCGTCCCACTCGTGTTAATCCCTAAAAAACGTGGAGAAAATGATGACGATAAAGAATGA
- a CDS encoding DMT family transporter — protein MPNRFIVRHLGIYYMLLACVMFAATGAFAKYLSKDLPSIEIVFFRNLIGFAIIIYSIYKYPFHQKGGHLFLLMFRGFVGTIALFAFFYNIANINLAAAFTFSKTSPIFVALIAAFWFKERLSSKGWFAVFVGFGGILLIIQPNLGISKTDIIGIWSGLGAALAYTSVRELNKSYDTKTIVLSFMAWGTALPLVFMSMAEFMSYEPLDFLISKFVMPNLHNAIFILLVGITGLYFQIFMTKAYAASKKAGTVAVVSYADVIFTIFIGYFMGDGLPNLLAFFGIMLVIISGILVVKEK, from the coding sequence GTGCCAAATAGATTTATAGTGCGTCATCTTGGGATTTATTATATGCTTCTTGCTTGTGTTATGTTTGCTGCCACTGGGGCATTTGCAAAGTATTTAAGCAAGGATTTGCCTTCAATTGAGATTGTATTTTTTAGAAATTTGATAGGCTTTGCCATAATTATTTATTCAATTTATAAATATCCATTCCATCAAAAAGGCGGGCATCTTTTTTTACTTATGTTTCGTGGATTTGTCGGCACAATAGCACTTTTTGCTTTTTTTTATAATATTGCAAATATCAACTTAGCCGCTGCTTTTACATTTTCAAAAACAAGCCCTATCTTTGTCGCACTCATTGCTGCTTTTTGGTTTAAAGAGCGACTTAGTTCAAAAGGGTGGTTTGCGGTATTTGTAGGATTTGGCGGTATTTTGCTAATAATTCAGCCAAACTTAGGTATCTCAAAGACCGATATCATCGGCATTTGGAGTGGTCTTGGAGCAGCACTTGCATACACTAGTGTGCGTGAACTAAATAAAAGCTACGACACAAAGACAATAGTGCTTAGCTTTATGGCGTGGGGAACAGCTCTACCGCTTGTTTTTATGAGTATGGCTGAGTTTATGAGTTATGAGCCACTTGATTTTTTAATATCAAAATTTGTTATGCCAAATTTACATAATGCGATCTTTATACTTTTAGTAGGTATAACGGGGCTTTATTTTCAAATCTTTATGACAAAGGCTTACGCAGCATCCAAAAAGGCTGGAACGGTCGCTGTTGTGAGCTACGCTGATGTTATATTTACTATATTTATTGGCTATTTTATGGGCGATGGGCTACCAAATTTATTGGCATTTTTTGGTATAATGCTCGTTATTATAAGCGGAATTTTAGTAGTAAAGGAAAAATAG
- a CDS encoding DMT family transporter, which yields MRESLSGILITLFGGILWGFSGVCGQYLFAQSVSADWLVPYRLLISGLILIVFYALKSPCTVLLPILDVRLLPQMLIYAILGLMMTQYSYFYSIELSNAAVATTIQYTAPTFILAIVCFNERRLPRLTELVALILAMFGVIMLATHGDLTTLVISKEALFWCLVSAVCVCIYNFAPTKLNSKYPVPLVLGWGMAIGGVVLCVFMRVWQLDGASSTSQWAAFWAVITLGTIFAFSFYMLGVKLIGASKASLIACVEPLSAAFFAYFWLETEFVFLDFVGFVLIMCCIFLLAKKEK from the coding sequence GTGCGAGAGAGCTTATCAGGCATTTTAATAACACTTTTTGGTGGTATTTTATGGGGGTTTAGTGGGGTTTGTGGGCAGTATTTATTTGCTCAAAGTGTGAGTGCTGACTGGCTCGTGCCGTATCGGCTACTTATCTCTGGACTTATATTGATAGTATTTTACGCACTCAAAAGCCCGTGCACAGTACTTTTGCCTATACTTGATGTAAGACTGTTGCCACAGATGCTAATTTATGCAATTCTTGGACTTATGATGACGCAGTATAGTTACTTTTACTCCATTGAACTATCAAATGCTGCAGTCGCAACAACTATACAATATACCGCTCCAACGTTCATTCTAGCTATCGTTTGTTTTAATGAGCGTCGTCTACCACGCCTAACCGAGTTAGTTGCACTTATTTTAGCTATGTTTGGTGTGATTATGCTTGCCACTCACGGTGATTTAACGACACTTGTCATCTCAAAAGAAGCTTTATTTTGGTGCTTAGTTAGTGCGGTTTGCGTATGTATCTATAACTTCGCTCCAACAAAATTAAATTCAAAATACCCAGTTCCACTAGTGCTAGGCTGGGGTATGGCGATAGGTGGCGTAGTGCTGTGTGTGTTTATGCGTGTGTGGCAACTTGATGGGGCTAGTAGTACATCGCAGTGGGCTGCATTTTGGGCTGTGATAACGCTAGGGACGATATTTGCTTTCAGTTTTTATATGCTAGGTGTTAAGCTAATCGGTGCCAGCAAGGCAAGTTTGATTGCTTGTGTAGAGCCACTTAGTGCGGCATTTTTTGCATATTTTTGGCTTGAGACTGAGTTTGTATTTCTTGATTTTGTTGGTTTTGTGCTGATAATGTGTTGTATATTTTTACTAGCTAAAAAGGAAAAATAG
- the serS gene encoding serine--tRNA ligase, whose protein sequence is MINLKLLETNYDEFVAKLRGKKVSEETLKNLLDTFAKLRSERQSLENYQAVQNSKSKELGVLARSGADVTELKDELSKNKDAMSLQQERVRELEIRLDEIASSVPNITDDDVPAGENEDDNVCVKTVLTPRKFDFEPKPHYELGESLGWLDFERGAKISGSRFTILRGVGARLSRALVNYMIDFNSSRGFELVNVPFLVSSNTLYGTGQLPKFEDDLYKVKDEDLYLIPTSEVPVTNIYNNEIIDGESLPIKMTCYSACFRQEAGSAGRDTRGMIRQHQFEKVELVSITRPEQSEQILDEMVTCASDLLTSLGLPHRHMLLCSGDLGFSAAKTIDLEVWLPSQNKYREISSVSNTRDFQARRAKIRYKDGKKNSLVHTLNGSSLAVGRTLIAIMENYQNADGQIEIPQVLKRYM, encoded by the coding sequence ATGATAAATTTAAAACTTCTTGAGACAAATTATGATGAGTTTGTAGCCAAACTTCGTGGCAAAAAAGTAAGTGAAGAGACGCTTAAAAATCTTCTTGATACGTTTGCCAAACTTAGAAGCGAACGTCAAAGCTTAGAAAATTACCAAGCTGTGCAAAATTCAAAGAGCAAAGAGCTTGGAGTATTAGCTAGAAGTGGTGCAGACGTAACAGAACTAAAAGACGAACTTAGCAAAAACAAAGATGCGATGAGTTTACAACAAGAAAGAGTGCGTGAGCTTGAAATCAGGCTTGATGAGATTGCATCATCTGTACCAAATATCACTGATGATGACGTGCCAGCTGGAGAGAACGAAGATGATAATGTCTGCGTTAAAACGGTGCTTACACCACGCAAATTTGACTTCGAGCCAAAGCCACACTATGAGCTTGGCGAGAGTCTTGGATGGCTTGACTTTGAGCGTGGGGCTAAAATTTCAGGCTCACGTTTTACCATACTACGTGGAGTGGGTGCAAGGTTATCAAGAGCATTGGTTAATTATATGATAGATTTTAATAGCTCACGTGGTTTTGAACTAGTAAATGTACCATTTTTAGTAAGCTCAAATACACTTTATGGCACTGGACAGTTACCAAAATTTGAAGATGATTTATATAAAGTAAAAGATGAGGATCTCTATCTGATACCAACGAGCGAAGTGCCAGTAACAAATATATATAACAACGAGATCATTGATGGCGAGAGTTTACCGATAAAGATGACTTGCTATTCGGCTTGTTTTAGACAAGAGGCTGGTTCGGCTGGACGTGATACACGTGGTATGATCCGCCAACATCAGTTTGAGAAGGTGGAGCTTGTAAGCATCACAAGGCCTGAGCAAAGTGAGCAAATTTTAGATGAGATGGTTACGTGTGCTAGCGATCTACTCACATCACTTGGACTACCGCACCGCCATATGCTACTTTGCAGTGGCGATCTTGGATTTAGTGCGGCAAAGACTATTGATCTTGAAGTTTGGCTACCATCACAAAACAAATATCGGGAGATAAGCTCGGTTTCAAATACGCGTGATTTTCAGGCTAGACGAGCTAAAATTCGCTACAAAGATGGCAAGAAAAATTCACTTGTACATACGTTAAATGGCTCTAGCTTAGCGGTAGGCAGGACACTAATAGCAATAATGGAAAACTACCAAAATGCCGATGGTCAAATAGAAATTCCACAAGTGCTTAAAAGGTATATGTAG
- the pyrF gene encoding orotidine-5'-phosphate decarboxylase has product MKLCVALDLPTRDESLSLTKSLKGLDVWLKVGLRAYLRDGVKFIDELKSLGDFKIFLDLKLYDIPNTMADAAEVIANLNVDMINIHASAGARAMSEVMERLANLRYRPLVLAVSSLTSFNKDEFMEIYNESINEAVHKMSIAAFNAGLDGMVCSVFESRGIKKVTSDNFLTLTPGIRPFGESVDDQARVADIVTAKRESSDFIVVGRPIYKSKNPREVVEKILAQI; this is encoded by the coding sequence TTGAAGCTTTGTGTAGCACTTGATCTACCGACTCGTGATGAAAGTTTATCCCTTACTAAAAGCCTTAAAGGGCTTGATGTGTGGCTAAAAGTAGGTCTAAGAGCATATCTGCGTGATGGGGTAAAATTTATTGATGAGCTTAAAAGTTTGGGTGATTTTAAAATTTTTTTAGATCTAAAACTATATGATATCCCAAACACGATGGCAGATGCTGCGGAAGTTATCGCAAATTTAAATGTTGATATGATAAATATTCACGCAAGTGCCGGAGCCAGGGCGATGAGCGAAGTAATGGAGCGGTTAGCAAATTTAAGATACCGTCCATTGGTTCTTGCGGTCTCATCTTTGACTAGTTTTAACAAAGATGAGTTTATGGAGATTTATAACGAGAGTATAAACGAAGCAGTGCATAAAATGAGTATTGCAGCGTTTAATGCTGGGCTTGATGGTATGGTCTGCTCGGTATTTGAAAGCCGTGGGATAAAAAAGGTGACTAGTGATAATTTTTTAACGCTAACGCCTGGGATTCGTCCGTTTGGTGAGAGTGTGGATGATCAGGCTCGTGTGGCCGACATAGTGACCGCAAAGCGTGAAAGTAGCGACTTTATCGTGGTTGGTAGGCCGATATATAAAAGCAAAAATCCGCGTGAAGTGGTAGAGAAAATTTTAGCTCAAATTTAA
- a CDS encoding DMT family transporter — MIGYLFLGLAIVFELAGTNFLKLSDGFTKLNYSFATLLAYGFCFYFLALSLKSIKLSIAYATWGGLGIILATMLSFFIFHEKVSIITLLGIALIVIGVVICNFLVQDIKFIRTKFESINRTSTLW; from the coding sequence TTGATAGGTTATTTATTCTTAGGATTAGCTATCGTTTTTGAGTTGGCTGGGACAAATTTTTTAAAACTCTCAGATGGCTTTACAAAGCTAAATTATTCGTTTGCAACACTTTTGGCATATGGATTTTGTTTTTATTTTCTTGCACTATCATTAAAAAGCATAAAATTAAGTATAGCTTACGCAACTTGGGGTGGGCTAGGTATCATCCTTGCGACTATGCTTTCTTTTTTTATCTTTCACGAAAAAGTATCTATAATAACACTACTTGGTATAGCACTAATTGTCATTGGAGTTGTTATTTGTAACTTTTTGGTGCAGGACATTAAATTTATAAGGACAAAATTTGAGAGTATTAACAGGACTTCAACCCTCTGGTAA